The following are encoded together in the Peromyscus maniculatus bairdii isolate BWxNUB_F1_BW_parent chromosome 22, HU_Pman_BW_mat_3.1, whole genome shotgun sequence genome:
- the Pkdcc gene encoding extracellular tyrosine-protein kinase PKDCC, whose translation MRRRRAAVAAGFCASFLLGSVLNVLFAPGSEPPRPGQSPGTSAAPGPGRRGGRGELARQIRARYEEVQRYSRGGPGPGAGRPERRRLMDLAPGGPGLQRPRPPRARSPPDGAPGWPPAPGPGSPGPGPRLGCAALRNVSGAQYVGSGYTKAVYRVRLPGGAAVALKAVDFSGHDLGSCVREFGARRGCYRLAAHKLLKEMVLLERLRHPNVLQLYGYCYQDSEDIPDTLTTITELGAPVEMIQLLQTSWEDRFRICLSLGRLLHHLAHSPLGSVTLLDFRPRQFVLVDGELKVTDLDDARVEETPCTSVVDCTLEFPARNFTLPCSAQGWCESMNEKRNLYNAYRFFFTYLLPHSAPPALRPLLDTIVNATGELTWGVDETLAQLETVLHLYRSGQYLQNSTSSGAEYQRIPDSTIPQEDYRCWPSYHHGGCLLSVFNLAEAVDVCESHAQCRAFVVTNQTTWTGRKLVFFKTGWSQVVPDASKTTYVKAPG comes from the exons ATGCGGCGCCGGCGGGCGGCCGTGGCCGCGGGTTTCTGCGCCTCCTTCCTGCTGGGCTCCGTTCTCAACGTGCTCTTCGCACCGGGCTCGGAGCCTCCGCGGCCAGGCCAGTCCCCGGGAACCTCGGCAGCCCCGGGCCCGGGCCGTCGCGGGGGCCGTGGAGAGCTGGCCCGGCAGATCCGGGCGCGCTACGAGGAGGTGCAGCGCTATTCCCGCGGGGGCCCCGGGCCGGGAGCCGGCCGGCCGGAGCGGAGGCGCCTGATGGACCTGGCTCCGGGAGGGCCGGGCCTGCAGCGTCCCCGGCCCCCGCGGGCCCGGTCCCCGCCCGACGGCGCTCCGGGCTGGCCCCCTGCTCCCGGCCCGGGTTCCCCCGGCCCGGGCCCGCGCCTGGGCTGCGCCGCGCTCCGCAACGTGTCTGGCGCGCAGTACGTGGGCTCAGGCTACACTAAGGCTGTGTACCGGGTCCGCCTGCCCGGCGGCGCCGCGGTGGCGCTCAAAGCAGTGGACTTCAGCGGCCACGATCTGGGCAGCTGCGTGCGCGAGTTCGGGGCGCGAAGGGGTTGCTATCGCCTGGCGGCCCACAAGCTGCTCAAGGAGATGGTGCTGCTGGAGCGGCTGAGGCACCCCAACGTGCTGCAG CTCTATGGCTATTGCTACCAGGACAGTGAGGACATCCCGGACACACTGACCACCATCACAGAGCTGGGCGCCCCCGTGGAAATGATCCAGCTGTTGCAGACGTCCTGGGAGGACCGATTCCGA atCTGCCTCAGCCTCGGCCGCCTTCTCCACCACCTAGCCCACTCCCCTCTGGGCTCAGTGACTCTCCTTGACTTCCGCCCTCGGCAGTTCGTGCTCGTGGATGGGGAGCTGAAGGTGACGGACCTGGATGATGCTCGCGTGGAGGAGACACCGTGCACTAGTGTTGTGGACTGCACCCTCGAGTTTCCAGCCAGGAACTTCACCCTGCCCTGCTCGGCCCAGGGCTGGTGTGAGAGTATGAATGAGAAACGGAACCTCTACAATGCCTACAG ATTCTTCTTCACATACCTCCTGCCCCACAGCGCCCCTCCGGCCCTCCGGCCTCTGCTGGATACCATCGTCAACGCCACAG gagagctcacctggGGGGTGGATGAGACCCTGGCCCAGCTGGAGACGGTGCTGCATCTGTACCGGAGTGGCCAATACCTGCAGAACTCCACAAGCAGCGGCGCAG AGTACCAACGCATTCCAGACAGTACCATCCCGCAGGAGGACTATCGTTGCTGGCCATCCTACCACCATGGCGGCTGCCTCTTGTCCGTGTTCAACCTGGCTGAGGCCGTCGATGTCTGCGAGAGCCACGCTCAGTGCCGTGCCTTTGTGGTCACCAACCAGACCACCTGGACAG GTCGGAAGCTGGTCTTTTTTAAGACTGGATGGAGCCAAGTGGTCCCTGATGCCAGCAAGACCACATATGTGAAGGCCCCTGGTTGA